From one Synechocystis sp. PCC 6803 substr. PCC-P genomic stretch:
- a CDS encoding aminotransferase class I/II-fold pyridoxal phosphate-dependent enzyme — protein MKYSSFLKQAEENLVPIFSEIDAKVKENLYKVIEAFRHHRVGVQHFAGVSGYGHDDLGRDTLDGVFAQVMGAESAAVRVQFVSGTHAIACALYGILRPGDELLSAVGSPYDTLEEVIGLRGSCQGSLADFNISYRQLPLTAAGTVDWQGLETAVRPETRLVLIQRSCGYSWRPSLAIADIARIIEIVKAQNPRTLCFVDNCYGEFIETVEPTAIGVDLMAGSLIKNPGGTIVTAGGYLAGKEEWVEAGAYRLTAPGIGREGGATFDQNRLLFQGLFLAPQMVGEAMKCNHLLAHVFDQLGYPVNPAPLSPRRDVIQAIQLGSPEKLLAFCRALQGASPISSYLQPVPAAMPGYASEVVMAGGTFIDGSTSELSADGPLREPYTVFCQGGTHWTHMAIALEEILAAFEELEDGKKA, from the coding sequence ATGAAATATTCCAGCTTCCTTAAACAAGCAGAAGAAAACCTAGTCCCAATCTTTTCGGAAATCGACGCAAAGGTCAAGGAAAATCTGTACAAAGTCATAGAGGCATTTCGGCACCATCGGGTAGGGGTACAGCACTTCGCCGGGGTGAGTGGTTATGGCCATGATGACCTAGGCAGAGATACTCTGGACGGGGTTTTTGCTCAGGTGATGGGGGCAGAGTCGGCCGCTGTACGGGTACAGTTTGTGTCCGGAACCCATGCGATCGCCTGTGCGTTGTACGGCATTTTGCGACCGGGGGATGAACTACTGTCGGCGGTGGGCTCTCCCTACGACACCCTCGAAGAAGTGATTGGTCTTAGGGGAAGTTGTCAAGGCTCCCTCGCTGACTTTAACATTTCTTATCGTCAATTGCCCCTCACGGCGGCCGGCACGGTGGATTGGCAAGGGCTAGAAACTGCAGTGCGTCCGGAAACTCGCTTAGTTTTAATCCAACGTTCCTGTGGTTACAGTTGGCGCCCCAGTTTGGCGATCGCCGACATTGCCAGAATTATCGAAATTGTTAAAGCCCAAAATCCTCGCACCCTTTGTTTTGTGGACAATTGCTACGGGGAATTCATTGAGACAGTGGAACCGACGGCGATCGGAGTGGATCTGATGGCTGGGTCTTTGATTAAAAATCCTGGGGGCACCATTGTTACGGCAGGGGGTTACCTAGCCGGGAAAGAGGAATGGGTGGAAGCGGGGGCCTATAGATTGACTGCCCCAGGCATTGGCCGGGAAGGGGGAGCCACTTTTGACCAAAATCGTCTGTTATTCCAAGGCCTCTTCCTTGCCCCCCAAATGGTGGGGGAAGCGATGAAATGTAACCATCTGCTGGCCCATGTGTTTGACCAATTGGGTTACCCGGTTAATCCTGCGCCCCTATCTCCCCGCCGGGATGTGATCCAAGCCATTCAGTTGGGCAGTCCAGAAAAATTATTGGCTTTTTGCCGGGCTCTACAAGGAGCTTCCCCCATTAGTTCCTATCTTCAACCCGTACCCGCCGCTATGCCTGGTTACGCCAGTGAAGTGGTGATGGCTGGGGGCACATTTATTGACGGCAGTACTTCCGAGTTGTCCGCCGACGGACCATTGCGGGAACCCTACACCGTTTTTTGCCAAGGAGGCACCCACTGGACCCATATGGCGATCGCCTTGGAGGAAATTTTGGCCGCCTTTGAGGAGTTGGAGGACGGGAAAAAAGCCTAG
- a CDS encoding GDP-L-fucose synthase, whose translation MKILVTGGTGFLGTTLCNQLEAQGHELTKINSRNCDLTQPDSLHQFTKGSFDQIYHLAAWTQAGDFCLSHPGEQWLINQKLNTNVLDWWHSQQPQAKLIFMGTSCAYDPNLPLEEEYYLTGLPIDSLFTYAMTKRMLYAGALALQKQYGLKYLCLVPSTLYGPGYHTDGRQMHFIFDLIRKIIRGKLYGETVTLWGDGYQRRELVFVEDFARIALELAAMVDNDLVNIGAGEEFTIRRFAELICQEVDYDFNLIEFDTSRYVGAKSKCLGVKKLHGLMPDLQLTSLDQGLAKTIKWFWSEQEKLVPASVS comes from the coding sequence ATGAAAATTTTGGTCACCGGCGGCACGGGCTTTTTAGGCACAACCCTCTGCAATCAACTAGAGGCCCAGGGTCATGAGCTAACCAAAATCAATTCCCGTAACTGTGACCTGACCCAACCGGATTCCCTACATCAGTTTACCAAGGGCAGTTTTGACCAAATTTATCACCTGGCTGCTTGGACCCAAGCGGGGGATTTTTGTTTGTCCCATCCGGGGGAACAGTGGCTGATCAACCAAAAATTAAACACTAACGTTCTAGATTGGTGGCATAGTCAACAACCCCAGGCGAAGTTGATTTTTATGGGCACTAGTTGCGCCTATGATCCTAATTTGCCCTTGGAGGAGGAATATTACCTCACTGGTTTACCCATTGATAGTTTGTTCACCTACGCCATGACCAAAAGGATGCTTTATGCGGGGGCGTTGGCATTGCAAAAACAGTATGGGCTCAAATATCTCTGCTTAGTACCTTCTACCCTATACGGCCCCGGATACCATACCGATGGGCGGCAGATGCATTTTATTTTTGACCTGATTCGCAAAATTATTCGGGGTAAGCTCTACGGCGAAACGGTTACTCTCTGGGGGGACGGTTATCAGCGGCGGGAATTGGTCTTTGTAGAGGATTTTGCCCGCATTGCCCTGGAACTGGCGGCCATGGTGGATAACGATTTAGTCAATATTGGCGCGGGGGAAGAATTTACCATTCGTCGCTTTGCGGAATTAATTTGCCAGGAAGTGGACTACGACTTTAACCTGATTGAATTCGATACCAGCCGTTACGTGGGGGCCAAATCAAAATGCTTGGGGGTGAAAAAACTCCATGGCCTAATGCCGGATTTACAACTGACCAGTTTGGATCAGGGTTTGGCCAAAACCATTAAGTGGTTCTGGAGCGAACAGGAAAAGTTGGTGCCTGCTTCTGTATCCTGA
- a CDS encoding DUF4105 domain-containing protein: MMELNFFLRNQNLCVYSPSTIFSKGKLAKSTVIKLLVSALAVVFMGSEATGAEPECKAINREVLMSHGMTFNEDDSCRQTDDPYEFPSRVFIRPDPDRVRRWQNEDGRLFWSTATPPGANPADAGQCVNVEHFRPVIGITPGELNFLGLKPTENQVVIANVRDLDGFAIAVFSRDSIADMIFQVVEADVPVLGRLGIHSQVRMRLKPGHQVLLHHQWPYEAVPYKIVDELFFSIHGVGSGQEIGRINYNPKLLLSVLDGSRLLVFAIHTREFRLWDTYARLKNANINQYPLQLNHNEINRYIDKFLRISSESRLNKHYLLTERNCTNGQFRLLEYAKGHQFQPDCLWPPWTNGTIHPDKSAEALRTRGLIAPDEVNAIGHYEEEPAVLELLQSWGFL, translated from the coding sequence ATGATGGAACTCAATTTTTTCCTTCGAAATCAGAACTTATGTGTTTATAGTCCAAGTACAATTTTCTCGAAGGGTAAGTTAGCCAAATCGACGGTAATTAAACTTCTAGTTAGTGCGCTTGCTGTTGTGTTCATGGGGTCGGAAGCTACTGGTGCAGAACCAGAATGTAAGGCGATCAATCGGGAGGTTTTAATGTCCCATGGAATGACTTTCAACGAGGATGACAGTTGCCGCCAGACCGATGACCCTTATGAATTTCCTTCGCGAGTGTTTATTCGTCCAGATCCGGACCGTGTTCGCCGTTGGCAGAATGAAGATGGTAGGCTTTTTTGGTCAACGGCCACTCCTCCCGGAGCAAATCCGGCCGACGCTGGACAGTGTGTGAATGTTGAGCACTTCAGGCCCGTTATAGGAATAACGCCAGGGGAGCTGAATTTTTTGGGATTAAAACCAACTGAAAATCAGGTTGTTATTGCCAATGTGCGGGACTTAGATGGTTTTGCCATTGCGGTCTTTTCTCGCGATTCAATTGCAGACATGATTTTTCAAGTTGTTGAGGCGGATGTACCAGTATTAGGTCGTTTAGGCATTCACTCCCAGGTTCGCATGAGGCTTAAACCCGGTCACCAGGTTTTACTCCATCACCAATGGCCATATGAAGCAGTGCCTTACAAGATTGTTGATGAGTTGTTTTTTTCTATTCACGGCGTGGGCTCTGGCCAGGAAATAGGACGAATTAATTACAACCCGAAACTTCTTTTAAGTGTGCTTGACGGCTCCCGTTTACTTGTTTTCGCGATCCACACAAGGGAATTTCGCCTATGGGACACGTATGCGCGGTTGAAAAATGCAAATATTAATCAGTATCCTCTTCAGTTGAACCATAACGAAATCAATAGATATATAGACAAATTTCTTCGTATTTCGTCAGAGAGTCGCCTAAATAAGCACTATTTGCTCACGGAGCGGAATTGCACGAATGGGCAGTTTAGGTTGCTTGAGTATGCCAAGGGCCATCAGTTTCAGCCAGATTGTTTGTGGCCCCCTTGGACAAATGGAACTATCCATCCAGACAAGTCGGCGGAAGCCCTGCGGACAAGGGGATTAATTGCGCCTGATGAGGTGAATGCTATTGGTCATTACGAGGAGGAGCCGGCTGTTCTTGAGCTACTTCAATCTTGGGGTTTTCTTTAA
- a CDS encoding PAS domain S-box protein yields the protein MADFLPKKHIPLYWVLILPLVLQVLLVMAVLVFSALSLDFFGQLNNNVYLFLVLGIIIFLIPALTSLYIARLVIEPLRKLVTTSQNLAQGTSHGTITQPVAIAEIQQLAKAINGMALRLQQSLAQTKEELQGSKELYRQVVQSQTDFILRSQPDTTITFANDALCQALGLALPEVIGLQWLDFIVEEDLKIVLDKIACLTPEQPQFINENQDKRAGGVLGYTQWVSRGIFNDKGQLIEIQSVGRDISALKETQLELRQSQKFIESIAEATPSLLYIYDHIKQANIYSNRSVAEFLGYSPEEIKTMGASLFTNICHPEDLPRILAAIENCQKLRDGEILEIEYRVRDARQQWRWLLSRDLVFTRTETGQLWQTLGTAQDITQRKEAEIELEKIKTFLASIVENIPDMIFVKDAKTLRFLELNKAGESLIGYTKEEVLGKNDYELFPQERAEWFIQEDRQVLLSGEVQDIPMEVIQTCHEGIRILHTKKIPICDASGQAQYLLGISADITDLLESQQRLQELARHIPGVIYQFRMRPDGTFHFPYASEGIRKIYGVSPEEVKEDATPVFNVLHPDELPGVSRSIYESAANLTPWYYEYRVCFADGRVIWVLGYATPRRESDGGTIWHGYIKDITDRKEEEYLLIKAKERAETAEQTLQKAQIRLERFNKKLSQLIDIDGLTKIANRRCFNVRIKQEWRRLSRAQVPISLIMFDIDCFKNYNDRYGHPEGDLCLIRVAQAARKAASRPADLVARFGGEEFAVLLPETDTKGAIMVAEKIIQAISQLAIAHEASPISGQITISLGIGTQFPSKELISRTLIKQADMALYEAKRRGRNQYVVWTEELEGESSLS from the coding sequence TTGGCTGATTTTTTGCCCAAAAAACATATTCCTTTGTATTGGGTACTAATTCTCCCCTTAGTGCTGCAAGTTTTGCTGGTTATGGCAGTTTTGGTCTTTTCCGCGCTATCGTTAGATTTTTTCGGTCAACTTAATAATAATGTCTATCTTTTTCTAGTTCTGGGCATTATCATTTTTTTAATTCCCGCCCTGACTAGTCTCTACATTGCTCGTTTAGTCATTGAACCCCTACGAAAACTAGTTACTACCAGTCAAAATTTAGCCCAAGGCACTTCCCACGGCACCATAACACAACCAGTGGCCATTGCCGAAATTCAGCAGCTTGCCAAAGCCATCAATGGTATGGCCCTCCGGTTACAACAATCCCTGGCACAAACCAAGGAAGAACTCCAAGGCTCCAAAGAACTATATCGGCAAGTAGTACAAAGTCAGACAGATTTTATTTTACGCTCCCAACCAGATACCACCATCACCTTTGCCAACGATGCCCTTTGTCAAGCCCTAGGGCTTGCTTTACCCGAGGTAATCGGCTTGCAATGGCTAGACTTCATTGTTGAAGAAGACTTGAAAATAGTGCTGGACAAAATAGCCTGCTTAACCCCAGAACAGCCACAATTTATCAATGAAAATCAGGATAAAAGGGCAGGAGGAGTATTAGGTTACACCCAATGGGTTAGTCGGGGAATTTTCAATGACAAGGGTCAATTAATTGAAATTCAGTCCGTTGGTCGGGATATTTCAGCCCTGAAAGAAACCCAACTGGAATTAAGACAAAGTCAAAAATTTATTGAAAGCATTGCCGAAGCAACCCCCAGCCTTCTATACATATATGACCATATTAAGCAAGCCAATATCTATAGTAATCGTTCTGTTGCTGAATTTTTAGGTTATTCTCCAGAAGAAATTAAAACAATGGGGGCCAGCTTGTTTACAAATATTTGCCATCCAGAAGACTTGCCACGAATTTTAGCCGCCATTGAAAATTGTCAAAAATTAAGGGACGGTGAAATACTTGAAATTGAGTATCGTGTCCGAGATGCTAGACAACAATGGCGCTGGCTCCTAAGCCGAGACTTAGTTTTTACCCGCACAGAAACAGGACAACTTTGGCAAACCTTAGGCACAGCTCAGGATATTACCCAACGGAAAGAAGCGGAAATAGAGTTGGAAAAAATTAAAACTTTTCTTGCTTCCATTGTGGAAAATATTCCTGACATGATCTTTGTTAAAGATGCAAAAACTCTGAGATTTTTAGAATTAAATAAAGCTGGTGAAAGTTTAATCGGTTATACGAAAGAAGAAGTGTTAGGAAAAAATGATTATGAGCTATTTCCTCAGGAGCGGGCTGAATGGTTTATCCAAGAGGATAGGCAAGTTTTACTATCTGGAGAAGTTCAAGATATCCCCATGGAAGTTATCCAAACCTGCCACGAAGGGATACGTATTTTACACACTAAAAAAATCCCTATTTGTGACGCATCCGGTCAAGCGCAATATTTATTGGGTATTTCCGCTGATATTACTGATCTGTTGGAATCCCAACAACGTTTGCAGGAATTAGCTCGCCATATTCCGGGGGTAATCTATCAGTTTCGCATGCGTCCCGATGGTACTTTTCACTTTCCCTATGCCAGTGAGGGGATTCGGAAAATTTATGGAGTTAGCCCTGAGGAGGTAAAAGAAGATGCCACCCCAGTTTTTAACGTGTTGCACCCTGATGAATTGCCAGGAGTTTCCCGATCCATTTATGAGTCTGCAGCAAACCTAACTCCCTGGTATTACGAGTATCGAGTTTGTTTTGCTGATGGACGAGTGATCTGGGTATTAGGCTACGCCACGCCCCGGAGGGAAAGCGATGGAGGAACCATTTGGCATGGCTATATTAAAGACATTACTGATCGCAAAGAAGAAGAATATTTATTAATTAAAGCCAAAGAAAGGGCAGAAACAGCGGAGCAAACCTTACAAAAAGCTCAAATTCGGCTAGAAAGGTTTAATAAAAAACTAAGTCAATTAATAGATATTGATGGGTTGACGAAGATTGCTAACCGTCGTTGCTTTAATGTCCGCATTAAACAAGAGTGGCGGAGATTATCTAGGGCTCAAGTGCCCATATCCTTAATCATGTTTGATATAGATTGCTTCAAAAATTACAATGACCGCTATGGCCATCCGGAGGGGGATCTGTGCTTAATTAGGGTGGCCCAAGCAGCTAGAAAAGCTGCCAGTCGGCCAGCGGACTTAGTGGCCCGTTTTGGGGGGGAAGAATTTGCGGTGCTTTTGCCCGAAACCGACACCAAGGGGGCAATTATGGTTGCCGAGAAAATCATTCAAGCCATCAGCCAATTGGCGATCGCCCATGAAGCTTCCCCCATTAGTGGGCAAATCACAATCAGTTTGGGCATCGGCACCCAGTTTCCCTCCAAGGAACTCATCTCCAGGACCCTTATCAAACAAGCGGATATGGCCCTGTATGAAGCAAAACGCCGGGGCAGAAATCAGTATGTGGTCTGGACGGAAGAACTGGAAGGGGAGTCCTCACTTTCATGA
- the rpmG gene encoding 50S ribosomal protein L33: MAKKGKGARLVITLECTECRSNPDKRSNGVNRYTTMKNRRNTTARLELKKFCTHCNKHTIHKETK; this comes from the coding sequence ATGGCTAAAAAAGGTAAGGGGGCACGCCTCGTCATCACCCTAGAATGCACCGAGTGCCGCAGTAACCCCGACAAGCGTTCCAATGGCGTTAATCGTTACACCACGATGAAAAATCGTCGTAACACCACCGCCCGGTTGGAACTGAAAAAATTCTGCACCCACTGCAACAAACACACTATCCACAAGGAAACCAAATAA
- a CDS encoding MliC family protein: protein MKNSYSALWGRPAKVVLVALILGGLGLAIPSYAQETQTYYCSPTETLTIKMVEGSAIQVTLPDGRTVVLPQAESASGNKYSNGFITVWSKGNTALVEEGGNVKWQDCVKI, encoded by the coding sequence ATGAAAAATTCCTATTCCGCTCTCTGGGGTCGCCCAGCTAAAGTTGTCCTAGTGGCCCTAATTCTTGGTGGCTTGGGTTTAGCGATACCTAGCTATGCCCAGGAGACCCAAACTTACTACTGCTCCCCAACCGAAACATTGACAATTAAAATGGTGGAAGGATCTGCCATTCAGGTTACCCTGCCGGATGGTCGCACAGTGGTTTTACCCCAAGCGGAATCGGCCTCTGGGAATAAATACAGCAATGGTTTCATCACCGTTTGGTCCAAGGGCAACACTGCCTTGGTGGAAGAGGGCGGCAACGTTAAATGGCAGGATTGCGTCAAAATTTGA
- the rpsR gene encoding 30S ribosomal protein S18, producing the protein MNYYRKRLSPLPPNQPIDYKDTELLRKFITERGKILPRRITGLTAKQQRDLTTAVKRSRLVALLPFVNKEI; encoded by the coding sequence ATGAACTACTACCGTAAACGCCTTTCTCCCCTGCCCCCCAATCAGCCGATTGACTATAAAGACACGGAATTATTGCGTAAATTCATCACTGAACGGGGTAAAATTCTCCCCCGACGCATCACTGGTTTGACTGCTAAACAACAACGGGACTTGACCACCGCAGTGAAACGCTCCCGTTTGGTGGCTCTCTTACCTTTCGTCAACAAAGAAATTTAG
- a CDS encoding PstS family phosphate ABC transporter substrate-binding protein, with product MGQKNEAVILIGALAITGVVVAGGGWWLWQRFQTGGENPGEMVNEPGQLPPPPELQASDAFVAPTQVPAGTKVTIDGSTSMVNINEALKAQFQQTFPGTVVQTDAQGTDKGVVNLILGKVDLSASSRPLTSQEQAQGLAAVPVASDTIAVMVGRQNPFAGGLTSAQLRDIFTGKISNWSEVGGPNNTIQVINRPSESGTQQTFAAQVLQGQAFGQGANFQTMPRDATTPIIRALGSNGISYATYGQVENQQTARIVPIDSLSPNQENYPLRRQLFYFYKTPPSPQVEAFLGFATSPQGQQAITNAFE from the coding sequence ATGGGGCAAAAAAATGAAGCGGTTATCTTAATCGGAGCTTTAGCCATTACCGGAGTGGTGGTGGCAGGGGGCGGTTGGTGGCTATGGCAACGCTTCCAAACAGGTGGTGAAAACCCAGGAGAGATGGTTAACGAACCAGGGCAGTTACCTCCTCCCCCAGAATTGCAAGCTTCCGATGCGTTTGTGGCGCCAACCCAAGTTCCAGCGGGGACAAAAGTTACCATTGATGGCTCTACTAGTATGGTCAACATCAATGAGGCCCTGAAGGCTCAATTTCAGCAAACTTTCCCCGGCACAGTGGTGCAAACCGATGCCCAGGGCACCGACAAGGGCGTTGTGAACCTAATTTTGGGCAAAGTTGATCTATCTGCTAGTTCCCGTCCCCTCACTTCCCAGGAACAGGCCCAAGGCCTTGCGGCGGTGCCGGTGGCCAGTGACACGATCGCCGTTATGGTGGGCAGGCAAAATCCCTTTGCTGGAGGGTTAACTTCGGCTCAGTTGCGGGATATTTTTACGGGAAAAATTAGTAACTGGTCTGAGGTTGGGGGGCCAAACAACACTATTCAAGTAATCAATCGACCTTCTGAAAGTGGCACCCAACAAACCTTTGCCGCCCAAGTGTTGCAAGGACAAGCGTTTGGCCAGGGCGCAAATTTCCAAACTATGCCCAGGGATGCCACCACCCCGATCATTCGGGCTTTGGGTAGCAATGGCATCAGCTACGCCACCTATGGACAGGTAGAGAACCAGCAAACTGCCAGGATTGTGCCCATTGACAGCCTTAGCCCCAACCAGGAAAATTACCCCCTGCGACGACAATTATTTTATTTTTACAAAACGCCTCCCTCACCCCAGGTGGAAGCATTTTTGGGTTTTGCCACTAGCCCCCAGGGTCAACAGGCGATCACCAATGCCTTTGAATAG
- the alr gene encoding alanine racemase yields the protein MVLSRDVKSSPEQASRVSSTLSGYRLAELIRQRAWVEIDQAALVHNVRQFRQYVGPKTNLMAVVKADAYGHGAVRVAQTALQAGADWLAIATLGEGIELREAGITAPILLLGGINSPEEIEAIAHWRLQPTLCSPEQAQLFNDILLKLGKVLPVHLKLDTGMTRLGTPWPQAANFVGLVQSLPQLRLASLYSHLATADDPNTATMLQQQERFAKAIASLRQARLPIPKLHLANSAATLHGQAWHYDMVRVGLGLYGLYPAPHLGDCLDLKPVLTVRAKITQIRTIPPGTGVSYGHQFVSEETMPMAVVGIGYADGVPRNLSNQLEVLLRGQPVRQIGAITMDQMMVDLRGIDDPQVGEVVTLIGQDGDRQITADHWASTLGTISWEILCGFKHRLPRILI from the coding sequence ATGGTCTTGAGTCGAGACGTTAAATCTTCCCCGGAGCAAGCCTCTAGGGTTTCGTCAACGTTATCCGGCTACCGTTTAGCTGAATTGATTCGTCAGCGGGCTTGGGTGGAAATTGACCAAGCGGCGTTGGTGCATAACGTCCGGCAGTTCCGCCAGTATGTGGGGCCAAAAACTAATTTGATGGCGGTGGTCAAAGCCGATGCCTATGGCCATGGAGCAGTCCGGGTAGCCCAAACTGCTTTACAGGCCGGGGCTGATTGGTTGGCGATCGCCACTTTGGGGGAGGGCATCGAACTGAGGGAAGCGGGCATCACCGCCCCGATTTTGCTTTTGGGAGGTATTAATAGCCCAGAGGAAATTGAAGCCATTGCCCATTGGCGACTACAGCCCACCCTCTGCTCCCCGGAACAGGCCCAATTGTTCAACGATATTTTGCTTAAGTTGGGTAAGGTTTTACCCGTACATCTCAAGCTGGATACGGGCATGACTAGGTTGGGTACTCCCTGGCCCCAGGCGGCGAACTTTGTTGGTTTGGTGCAATCTTTGCCCCAGCTACGGCTAGCTAGTTTATATTCCCATCTGGCCACAGCGGACGACCCCAACACCGCCACCATGCTCCAGCAACAGGAAAGATTTGCCAAGGCGATCGCCAGTTTGCGTCAAGCCCGATTACCCATACCCAAATTACATTTAGCTAATTCTGCGGCCACCCTCCACGGCCAGGCTTGGCACTACGACATGGTCCGGGTAGGTTTAGGTTTGTATGGCCTTTATCCTGCTCCCCACCTAGGCGATTGCCTGGACCTAAAACCCGTATTAACAGTGCGGGCCAAAATCACCCAGATCAGAACCATTCCCCCCGGCACCGGCGTTAGTTACGGTCACCAATTCGTTAGTGAAGAAACCATGCCCATGGCAGTAGTGGGCATTGGCTATGCGGACGGTGTCCCCCGTAATCTTTCCAATCAATTGGAAGTGCTTTTGCGGGGCCAACCAGTGCGACAAATCGGGGCCATCACCATGGATCAAATGATGGTGGATTTACGGGGCATTGATGATCCCCAAGTGGGGGAAGTGGTTACCCTGATTGGCCAAGACGGCGATCGCCAAATCACCGCAGACCATTGGGCCTCTACTTTGGGCACCATATCCTGGGAAATTCTCTGTGGCTTCAAACACCGTCTACCCCGTATTCTTATCTAA
- a CDS encoding S9 family peptidase codes for MISMTTKQIAPYGSWRSPITADALLAGSIGLGAVQNSGEDVFWLEARPAEKGRNVLVHRQPDGTVRDVTPAPFNVRTRVHEYGGGAFLVTADGVYFSNFSDQQVYVQGVGQEPQRLTNRPDCRFADFVLDQPRQRLIAVGERHHSEAKEPENFLAAISLENGEVTTIATVHDFYSSPRLSPDGQKLAWITWDHPHMPWDATQLWLADIDQAGNLSNLKIIAGQAGNESIHEPQWSPDGSLYFVGDRTDWWNLYRYHKGEVDNVFPLDAEFAYPHWVFGLRSYTFVDTDTILCTFTQDGAWQLGKLKPSRKQLSILGLPYSNYSSLCSDGKTLWFIGSGPTTSSAVVALAVEAQETEILKVASDFTLDPAYLAQPQAISFSGDDGQTAHAWYYPPTNGDFRGPSDALPPLLVKSHGGPTAAAGNSLSLKIQYWTSRGFAYVDVNYGGSTGYGRDYRQRLNGQWGIVDVADCVNAARYLADQGLVDGEQLAISGGSAGGYTTLAALTFHNVFKAGASYYGVSDLTALATDTHKFEARYLDGLIGPYPERKDLYERRSPVNHADQLTCPVIFFQGLEDKVVPPNQTEMMVQALKAKGIKVEYVAFPEEQHGFRMAANIKKALESELAFYGEVFGFTPAKN; via the coding sequence GTGATTTCCATGACCACTAAACAGATTGCCCCCTATGGTTCCTGGCGATCGCCAATTACGGCCGATGCGTTGTTGGCGGGGAGTATTGGTTTGGGGGCAGTGCAAAACAGCGGTGAAGATGTCTTTTGGCTAGAAGCGAGGCCGGCAGAAAAAGGGCGTAATGTTCTAGTTCACCGGCAACCCGATGGCACTGTGCGGGATGTCACTCCGGCCCCTTTCAATGTCCGCACCAGGGTACACGAATATGGTGGCGGAGCCTTTTTGGTCACGGCGGATGGGGTTTATTTCAGTAATTTCAGCGATCAACAGGTTTACGTCCAAGGCGTTGGGCAAGAACCGCAACGATTGACCAACAGACCAGACTGTCGTTTTGCTGATTTTGTTTTGGATCAACCCAGACAAAGATTAATTGCCGTTGGTGAACGTCATCACTCAGAAGCAAAGGAGCCGGAAAATTTTCTCGCCGCCATTAGTCTAGAAAATGGAGAGGTCACGACGATCGCCACGGTCCATGATTTTTATTCTTCCCCACGCCTCAGTCCTGACGGGCAGAAATTGGCTTGGATTACCTGGGACCATCCCCATATGCCCTGGGATGCGACCCAACTATGGTTGGCCGACATTGACCAAGCAGGGAACCTCAGTAATCTTAAAATCATTGCTGGCCAGGCAGGTAATGAATCCATCCATGAACCCCAATGGTCCCCCGACGGCAGTTTATATTTTGTTGGCGATCGGACTGATTGGTGGAACCTATACCGCTATCACAAAGGGGAAGTGGATAACGTTTTTCCCCTCGATGCAGAATTTGCCTATCCCCATTGGGTATTTGGTTTACGGAGCTATACCTTTGTCGATACCGACACGATTCTTTGTACTTTCACCCAGGATGGCGCTTGGCAGTTGGGCAAACTGAAACCCTCCCGTAAACAGTTAAGCATTTTGGGACTGCCCTACAGCAATTACTCTTCTTTATGTAGTGACGGCAAAACTCTCTGGTTCATTGGCAGTGGTCCCACCACATCATCCGCCGTGGTTGCCCTAGCAGTGGAGGCCCAAGAAACAGAAATTCTCAAAGTGGCTAGTGATTTTACCCTTGACCCAGCCTACCTTGCCCAGCCCCAAGCCATCAGTTTTTCCGGTGATGATGGTCAAACCGCCCACGCCTGGTACTATCCCCCCACCAACGGTGATTTCCGAGGCCCCTCCGATGCCCTGCCTCCCCTGTTGGTCAAAAGCCATGGTGGTCCTACGGCGGCGGCCGGTAATTCTCTGAGTTTAAAAATTCAGTATTGGACTAGTCGAGGCTTTGCCTATGTGGATGTCAATTACGGTGGCAGTACGGGTTATGGCCGGGATTATCGTCAACGGCTAAATGGTCAGTGGGGCATTGTTGATGTGGCGGATTGCGTCAATGCGGCCCGTTACCTGGCAGACCAAGGTTTGGTGGATGGGGAGCAACTGGCCATTTCCGGTGGTAGTGCGGGGGGCTACACTACCCTGGCAGCCCTGACTTTCCACAACGTTTTTAAAGCCGGGGCTAGTTATTACGGTGTGAGCGATTTGACTGCCCTGGCCACCGATACCCACAAATTTGAGGCCCGTTACCTCGACGGCCTAATTGGCCCCTATCCAGAAAGAAAGGATTTATACGAACGGCGATCGCCAGTGAACCATGCAGACCAGCTTACTTGCCCGGTGATTTTCTTCCAGGGCTTGGAGGACAAAGTTGTGCCCCCTAACCAAACGGAAATGATGGTGCAAGCCCTCAAAGCCAAAGGCATTAAGGTGGAATATGTGGCCTTTCCCGAAGAACAACATGGCTTCCGCATGGCCGCCAACATTAAAAAAGCCCTGGAGTCAGAACTTGCTTTCTACGGCGAAGTGTTCGGCTTTACCCCTGCCAAAAATTGA